A stretch of Oncorhynchus mykiss isolate Arlee chromosome 12, USDA_OmykA_1.1, whole genome shotgun sequence DNA encodes these proteins:
- the wnt11f2 gene encoding protein Wnt-11, with the protein MKCGMDLFLVTFIVNANCCAAIYWLGLTVKGSSVGWNQTHHCKLLDWLAPDQSQLCRRNLELMHSIVQAAKLTKNTCQNTFNDMRWNCSSVEKAPRFTPDLAKGTRESAFVFSLAAALVSHSIARACSSGELPSCSCAPAPAEQAGPDFIWGGCGDNLRYGLQMGSAFSDAPMRNSRTGSQAFRLMHLHNNAVGRQALIDAQETKCKCHGVSGSCSVKTCWKGLHDINHIAMDLKSKYLSATKVIHRHVGTRKQLVPRELNVRPVRESELVYLVSSPDYCTHNEKHGSLGTQDRQCNKTSNDSGSCNLMCCGRGYNAYTERIVERCQCKYHWCCYVTCKRCERTVERYICK; encoded by the exons ATGAAATGCGGCATGGATTtatttctagtgacatttatcgTGAACGCGAACTGTTGTGCTGCTATATATTGGCT TGGACTTACTGTAAAGGGGAGCTCTGTAGGCTGGAATCAAACTCATCATTGCAAACTACTAGATTGGTTGGCACCTGATCAATCGCAACTTTGCCGGAGAAACCTCGAGCTGATGCACAGTATTGTCCAAGCCGCCAAGTTGACCAAAAATACCTGTCAGAACACCTTCAATGACATGCGATGGAACTGTTCATCTGTTGAAAAAGCCCCTCGTTTTACACCAGATTTGGCAAAAG GCACCAGGGAGTCCGCATTTGTGTTTTCGCTAGCGGCTGCTTTAGTGAGTCACTCCATTGCCAGAGCCTGCTCGTCTGGAGAGCTCCCCAGTTGCTCGTGCGCCCCAGCCCCTGCTGAACAGGCCGGGCCCGACTTCATATGGGGAGGATGCGGTGATAACCTGCGCTACGGTCTCCAAATGGGATCTGCCTTTTCTGATGCACCGATGAGAAACAGCAGAACTGGCTCTCAGGCGTTCAGACTCATGCACTTGCACAACAATGCAGTTGGAAGACAG GCACTTATTGATGCTCAAGAGACAAAATGCAAATGCCACGGGGTGTCCGGGTCCTGCTCTGTCAAAACATGTTGGAAGGGCCTCCATGATATTAACCACATTGCCATGGATCTCAAATCCAAGTACCTGTCTGCCACGAAGGTGATCCATCGTCATGTTGGGACAAGGAAGCAGTTGGTCCCCAGAGAGTTGAACGTTcgaccagtgagagagagtgagttggtCTACCTGGTCAGCTCTCCGGATTACTGCACACACAATGAGAAGCATGGCTCACTCGGCACACAGGACAG ACAATGCAATaagacatccaatgacagtgggAGTTGCAATCTCATGTGCTGTGGTCGTGGCTACAATGCCTACACTGAGAGGATTGTGGAGAGATGCCAGTGCAAGTACCACTGGTGCTGCTATGTCACCTGCAAGAGGTGCGAAAGGACAGTGGAGAGATATATATGCAAATGA